From Vairimorpha necatrix chromosome 9, complete sequence, one genomic window encodes:
- a CDS encoding putative SP-containing protein, producing MKFIFLFQILTFSCINTVTLLTVKKSSTETLLYLGIIGNVRKIRHYKFDLHENSTETSMKLLNIYKFQSFDDTDTEIINDEYIKYNQTCIGDILKKKFFDSKRILKTVINVERDKIYRIRRYVNNDELGVYTDTFTMNFSEEFYNIKMSENGLVNNHLEVLEY from the coding sequence atgaaatttatatttttatttcaaatattaacTTTCTCATGTATAAATACTGTAACTCTATTAACAGTCAAAAAATCATCAACGGAAACACTTTTATACTTGGGTATAATAGGCAACGTAAGAAAAATCAGACACTACAAATTCGATCTACATGAAAATAGTACTGAAACATCAATGAAACTCTTAAATATCTACAAATTTCAATCGTTTGACGATACTGACacagaaattataaacgacgagtatataaaatataatcaaaCATGTATAGGCGACATATTGAAGAAGAAGTTTTTTGATAGTAAGcgaatattaaaaacagtGATAAATGTAGAGagagataaaatttatagaattagGAGATATGTAAATAATGATGAATTGGGTGTGTATACTGATACGTTTACAATGAATTTTAGtgaagaattttataatataaaaatgtctGAAAATGGTTTAGTAAATAATCACTTAGAAGTATTGGAATATTGA
- a CDS encoding putative SP-containing protein — MDCPLFLLLFNTCFNTISLFSFWQTDTEVILYMGLEEDIKVDPLFSFSIIEYAYVEENDGSLKNLVSSYNFSLFEDKDQENLESEYIRFTDISIDVPKNKFFYSKRILKATFKSNKDSLYKIIRKNTIEYSDFFNLNVDTKFKTIKWWGMSIHNRTNHTSLYESTLENTNKHIRLHKESRSTKSLLPYHFKDNTEFFNDLEKTCDTYIFELDKNTDETSDTSVFNLDALQSTSEYNKFLLLPILHNKNIEKKTKEKEKLYNIIKQKIISKFEKTYEISLLAYREIPYVFFVEKGVKKLIRSFSLKKKIKNKK, encoded by the coding sequence ATGGATTGTCCACTCtttcttttattgtttaataCATGTTTTAATACAATATCTTTATTTAGTTTTTGGCAAACAGACACAGaagtaattttatatatggGATTAGAAGAGGACATAAAAGTAGATCCATTATTCtctttttcaataataGAATATGCGTATGTGGAGGAAAATGATGgttcattaaaaaatttagtaaGTTCTTATAACTTCAGTTTATTCGAAGACAAAGATCAGGAAAATTTAGAGTCGGAATATATCAGATTTACTGATATATCTATCGATGttccaaaaaataaatttttttatagtaagAGAATTTTGAAGGCAACTTTCAAATCGAATAAGGAtagtttatataaaattataagaaaaaataccATTGAATATTCGgacttttttaatttaaatgttgatactaaatttaaaactatCAAATGGTGGGGAATGTCCATACATAATAGAACAAACCATACAAGTTTATATGAAAGTACCTTAGAAAACacaaataaacatataagATTACATAAAGAATCAAGAAGTACTAAATCTTTACTACCATATCATTTTAAAGATAACACTgagttttttaatgatcTTGAAAAAACATGCGatacatatatatttgAACTAGATAAAAATACAGATGAAACAAGTGATACTAGTGTATTTAATTTAGATGCTCTCCAATCCACATcagaatataataaatttttgctGCTGCCAATTttacataataaaaatatagagaaaaaaacaaaagaaaagGAGAAACTatacaatataattaaacaaaaaatcatttctaaatttgaaaaaacatATGAAATTTCTTTACTTGCATATAGAGAAATAccatatgtattttttgtagaaaagggggttaaaaaattaattcgctctttttctttgaaaaagaaaatcaaaaataaaaagtaa